From the genome of Bacteroidia bacterium, one region includes:
- a CDS encoding DNA topoisomerase IV subunit B: MAQQNIYNEDSIRSLDWKEHIRLRPGMYIGKLGDGSAQDDGIYILVKEVIDNSIDEYIMGNGRKIEINISDYKVTVRDYGRGIPLGKVLECVSKINTGGKYDSKAFQKSVGLNGIGSKAVNALSKYFKVQSFRDGKTKIAEFERGELINETQEKTDEPNGTLVTFVPDDTIFKNYKFIPQFLDNQIWNYAFLNSGLSIWFNNVRFYSKHGLLDLLERKIDEESRRYPIIHMVGDDIEISLTHGDQYGEEYYSFVNGQHTTQGGTHLQYFKEALVRTLRDFYKKDFDTTDIRASIVAAISVRVQEPVFESQTKTKLGSQDMGPDGPSVRAFIADFLKKKLDDYLHKNQATAEALLKRIMQSEKERKDMAGVKKIARERAKKAAVHNKKLRDCRIHYTDDKNELHHESTLFITEGDSASGSITKARRVETQAVFSLKGKPLNCFGLKKKVVYENEEFNLLQHALNIEDGLEGLRYNKIVIATDADVDGMHIRLLMLTFFLQFFPDLVKNGHVYILETPLFRVRNKKTTYYCYSEQEKQEAIRNLQGKPEITRFKGLGEISPDEFGKFIGEDIRLEPIILKKDTSIQKILSYFMGKNTPARQEFIIDNLKVEKDVVVESKEKKLESEELQQVA; this comes from the coding sequence ATGGCACAACAAAATATCTATAATGAAGACAGCATCCGGTCGCTCGACTGGAAAGAACACATCCGCCTCCGCCCGGGGATGTACATTGGCAAACTGGGCGATGGCTCGGCACAGGACGATGGAATCTACATCCTTGTAAAGGAGGTGATTGACAATTCCATTGACGAATACATCATGGGCAACGGCCGCAAGATCGAGATCAACATCAGCGATTATAAAGTGACGGTGCGAGACTATGGCCGTGGAATCCCGCTGGGAAAAGTCTTGGAATGTGTGAGCAAGATCAACACGGGTGGGAAGTACGACAGCAAAGCATTTCAGAAATCGGTTGGGCTGAATGGTATAGGTAGCAAGGCGGTGAACGCCCTGAGCAAATATTTCAAGGTGCAGTCATTCCGCGATGGCAAAACCAAGATCGCTGAATTTGAACGGGGCGAGCTGATTAACGAAACACAGGAAAAGACGGACGAGCCAAACGGTACCCTCGTAACTTTCGTACCTGACGACACCATTTTCAAGAACTACAAATTCATTCCTCAGTTTCTTGACAATCAAATCTGGAACTATGCCTTTCTGAATTCCGGGCTGAGTATCTGGTTCAATAATGTCCGGTTTTACAGCAAACACGGGCTGCTGGACTTGCTGGAGCGTAAGATTGATGAGGAAAGCAGGCGCTACCCCATCATCCACATGGTGGGCGATGACATCGAGATTTCCCTGACGCATGGCGACCAATATGGCGAGGAATACTACAGCTTTGTAAACGGTCAGCATACAACACAGGGCGGGACCCACCTTCAATATTTCAAGGAGGCGCTGGTGCGCACATTGAGGGATTTTTACAAGAAGGATTTCGACACCACTGACATTCGCGCATCTATTGTTGCAGCCATATCTGTGCGGGTGCAGGAGCCGGTATTCGAGAGCCAGACCAAAACCAAGCTGGGCAGCCAGGATATGGGTCCTGACGGGCCATCGGTACGAGCATTTATCGCTGACTTCCTGAAGAAGAAACTGGATGATTACCTGCATAAAAACCAGGCAACGGCCGAGGCGCTGCTGAAACGCATTATGCAGAGTGAGAAGGAACGCAAGGATATGGCGGGTGTGAAGAAAATCGCGCGGGAAAGGGCAAAGAAAGCAGCCGTCCATAACAAGAAGCTGCGCGACTGCCGCATCCATTATACAGATGATAAAAACGAGTTGCACCATGAAAGCACTCTCTTCATCACCGAGGGCGATTCTGCGAGCGGTTCAATTACTAAAGCGCGGAGAGTAGAAACACAGGCGGTTTTCAGCCTCAAGGGAAAGCCGCTGAATTGTTTCGGGCTGAAGAAAAAGGTGGTATACGAGAATGAGGAGTTCAACCTGCTGCAGCACGCTCTGAACATTGAGGATGGTCTGGAAGGACTGCGCTACAATAAGATCGTAATCGCCACCGATGCCGATGTGGACGGGATGCACATCCGCCTGCTGATGCTGACGTTCTTCCTGCAGTTCTTCCCGGATTTAGTGAAGAACGGCCACGTATACATTCTGGAAACGCCACTGTTTAGGGTGCGAAATAAGAAAACAACCTACTACTGCTACAGTGAGCAGGAAAAGCAGGAGGCGATACGGAACCTACAAGGGAAACCGGAGATCACACGCTTTAAGGGTCTTGGCGAGATCAGCCCTGATGAGTTCGGGAAATTTATTGGCGAGGACATCCGCCTGGAGCCGATCATCCTGAAAAAGGACACCAGCATCCAGAAGATCCTCTCCTACTTCATGGGCAAAAACACCCCGGCCCGCCAGGAATTCATTATTGATAATTTGAAGGTGGAGAAAGACGTGGTGGTGGAATCCAAGGAGAAGAAATTAGAGTCGGAAGAATTGCAGCAGGTAGCCTGA
- a CDS encoding GxxExxY protein has product MESENHKHSEVTEKIIKCFYKVYNYLGYGFLEKVYERAMWLELRKQFKNVRAQQAIEVFYENERVGEYFADLIIEEKVIVELKAAENLCEAHEAQLTNYLRATDMEVGLLLNFGKEPQFKRKAFSNKYKPHIKP; this is encoded by the coding sequence ATGGAATCTGAGAATCACAAGCATTCCGAGGTGACGGAAAAGATTATTAAATGCTTTTATAAGGTTTATAATTATTTAGGATATGGATTCCTTGAGAAAGTATATGAGCGAGCCATGTGGTTGGAATTAAGAAAGCAATTTAAAAATGTACGTGCACAGCAAGCAATCGAAGTGTTCTATGAAAATGAAAGGGTAGGTGAGTATTTTGCCGATTTAATTATAGAGGAAAAAGTTATTGTAGAGCTCAAGGCCGCAGAGAATCTTTGTGAAGCGCATGAGGCGCAATTGACCAATTATTTAAGGGCCACAGATATGGAGGTGGGTTTGTTATTGAACTTTGGGAAGGAACCACAATTCAAAAGAAAAGCCTTCTCAAATAAATACAAACCCCACATTAAACCATAA